A DNA window from Pseudoalteromonas spongiae UST010723-006 contains the following coding sequences:
- the bioC gene encoding malonyl-ACP O-methyltransferase BioC, whose product MMLSALTKKQATASHFSKAAERYQSHAHVQKQAADILLKSLGARYKVALDLGCGPFVNSFELKKRCDYLVSMDLSESMLQQGVTPSICADMDTLPFQGDCFDLIFSNFAMQWSSDLAALLTHFYRVLKPGGRAHFSIVADGTLQEIKDAFSVLDNEPHINRFVTQNDIANAVAHTPFKLISSSFCHHKIFYDSPKLALNSIKEIGANHKVNSSEQRSGLMGKRKYRALLANYPKEQGQFPVSYQVAYIVIEK is encoded by the coding sequence ATGATGTTGTCTGCGTTAACCAAAAAGCAAGCTACTGCGTCTCATTTTTCTAAAGCGGCAGAGCGCTATCAAAGTCATGCCCATGTGCAAAAGCAAGCAGCCGATATACTGTTAAAATCATTGGGTGCAAGGTATAAGGTCGCGCTTGATTTAGGCTGTGGCCCCTTTGTTAATTCGTTTGAACTGAAAAAACGCTGCGATTATCTTGTAAGCATGGATTTAAGTGAAAGCATGTTACAACAAGGTGTTACACCTAGTATCTGCGCTGATATGGATACCTTACCGTTTCAGGGCGACTGTTTTGACCTGATATTTAGTAATTTTGCAATGCAATGGAGTAGTGATTTAGCGGCACTTTTAACCCATTTTTACCGTGTTTTAAAACCAGGTGGTCGCGCACACTTTAGTATTGTGGCCGATGGCACGTTGCAAGAAATTAAAGATGCTTTCTCAGTGCTCGACAATGAACCTCACATAAATCGCTTTGTAACACAAAACGATATCGCCAATGCAGTTGCACATACGCCGTTTAAATTAATCAGTAGTAGCTTTTGTCATCATAAAATATTTTACGATAGCCCTAAGCTTGCCTTAAACTCTATTAAAGAAATTGGTGCAAATCATAAAGTTAATAGTAGCGAGCAGCGCAGTGGATTGATGGGTAAACGTAAATACCGTGCATTGTTAGCTAATTATCCAAAAGAGCAGGGGCAATTTCCGGTAAGTTACCAAGTTGCTTATATAGTGATAGAGAAATGA